Proteins co-encoded in one Alphaproteobacteria bacterium genomic window:
- a CDS encoding P-II family nitrogen regulator, translating to MKKIEAIIKPFKLDDVKEALQEIGLHGITVIEARGFGRQKGHTELYRGAEYVVDFLPKVKIEVIVDEPMVEKTIEAIMAAAQTGRIGDGKIFISPIEEVIRIRTGERGPNAI from the coding sequence ATGAAAAAAATCGAAGCCATTATTAAGCCTTTCAAACTCGATGATGTGAAAGAAGCGCTCCAAGAAATTGGGCTTCACGGCATCACGGTAATTGAAGCGCGTGGTTTTGGTCGACAGAAAGGCCACACGGAGCTTTATCGTGGCGCGGAGTATGTGGTGGATTTTCTGCCCAAGGTGAAAATCGAAGTGATTGTCGACGAGCCGATGGTGGAAAAAACTATCGAGGCGATTATGGCTGCTGCGCAAACGGGCCGTATCGGTGACGGCAAAATTTTCATCTCACCTATTGAAGAAGTCATCCGCATTCGCACGGGCGAGCGTGGACCAAATGCTATTTAA
- the glnA gene encoding type I glutamate--ammonia ligase: protein MSDAFFDLVKKHDVQFVDFRFTDPRGKWQHTTYIADKVNKGTFEDGVMFDGSSISGWKSINESDMILMPDASTAFLDPFAAQPTLVVTGDIIEPATGQSYGRDPRSTAKRAEAYLKYTGIGDTAYFGPELEFFVFDDVRFDSGQFGSFYEVDSEELPSNSGKRYDANNLGHRPGPKGGYFPVAPVDSAADLRAEMLATLKDVGITPVLHHHEVAPAQHELGFDFSSLTATADNVQKYKYVIQNVANTYGKTATFMPKPIYGDNGSGMHVHQSIWKDGKPLFAGNGYADLSETCLYYIGGIIKHAKALNAITNASTNSYKRLVPGYEAPVLLAYSSRNRSASIRIPYVASPKAKRIETRFPDATSNPYLCFSALLMAGLDGIENKIHPGDAVDKNLYDLPPEELKEVPHVAGSLREAVEALDADRAFLKKGDVFSDDQINSYIDLKMEEIQRWEMAPSPVEFKMYYSV from the coding sequence ATGTCTGATGCTTTTTTTGATCTGGTAAAAAAACACGATGTGCAATTCGTGGATTTCCGTTTCACCGACCCACGCGGCAAGTGGCAACACACCACCTACATTGCTGACAAGGTCAATAAAGGCACCTTCGAAGACGGCGTGATGTTCGACGGTTCGTCGATCTCGGGTTGGAAGTCCATCAACGAGTCTGACATGATTCTGATGCCTGATGCATCCACCGCATTCCTCGATCCATTCGCTGCGCAGCCAACCTTGGTTGTAACGGGTGACATCATCGAGCCTGCAACGGGCCAATCCTATGGCCGTGACCCACGCTCGACCGCGAAACGCGCTGAGGCATACCTGAAATATACGGGTATCGGCGATACCGCTTATTTCGGCCCAGAGCTGGAATTCTTCGTATTCGACGATGTACGCTTCGATAGCGGCCAGTTCGGTTCGTTCTATGAAGTGGATTCAGAAGAGTTGCCAAGCAATTCGGGCAAGCGCTATGATGCAAACAACCTTGGTCACCGCCCTGGTCCGAAGGGTGGTTACTTCCCTGTTGCTCCGGTTGATTCGGCGGCAGACCTTCGCGCTGAAATGCTTGCAACCCTCAAAGACGTGGGCATCACACCTGTGCTGCACCACCACGAAGTTGCGCCAGCACAGCACGAGTTGGGTTTTGACTTCAGCTCACTCACCGCAACGGCTGATAACGTTCAAAAATACAAGTACGTGATTCAGAACGTCGCCAACACCTACGGCAAAACCGCGACCTTCATGCCAAAGCCTATCTACGGTGATAACGGTTCGGGTATGCACGTGCACCAGTCCATCTGGAAAGACGGCAAGCCACTGTTCGCGGGCAATGGTTATGCTGATCTCAGCGAAACCTGCCTGTACTACATTGGCGGTATCATCAAGCATGCGAAAGCATTGAACGCGATTACCAATGCTTCGACCAACAGCTACAAGCGCCTTGTACCAGGTTACGAAGCGCCCGTATTGCTAGCGTACTCGTCACGCAACCGTTCAGCATCGATTCGTATTCCATATGTTGCTTCACCAAAAGCGAAGCGCATCGAAACACGTTTCCCTGATGCTACCTCGAACCCATATCTCTGCTTCTCAGCACTGCTGATGGCAGGCCTCGATGGTATCGAGAACAAGATCCACCCAGGAGATGCGGTTGATAAAAACCTCTATGACTTGCCACCTGAAGAACTGAAAGAAGTTCCACATGTTGCAGGCTCACTGCGTGAAGCAGTAGAGGCATTGGATGCTGATCGCGCGTTCCTGAAAAAAGGTGACGTGTTCAGCGACGACCAAATCAACTCTTACATCGACCTGAAGATGGAAGAGATCCAGCGTTGGGAAATGGCTCCATCGCCAGTGGAATTCAAAATGTACTACTCTGTATAA
- a CDS encoding NAD(P)-dependent glycerol-3-phosphate dehydrogenase, producing the protein MTSETHIGVVGAGAWGTSLAILANRAGSRATLWTRNPMVADSILNKRVNAHYLPEIFIDPAISVTRELTALKECGALILTIPAQSLRTVCITLSDLISASIPLVIATKGIERGSLMFMSEVVQSILPHNPVAILSGPNFAGEAASGTPTAAALATHHARVAEQMSFALGGKFFRLYANDDPIGTQVGGAVKNVLAIAAGIALGHGLGENTRAAIITRGLVEMARLARAKGGREDTLFGLAGAGDVVLSCTSQKSRNYALGYVIGKGTPIMDIVHTGKAGLTEGVATAESVTQLAQKLAVAMPIAQAVNDILTGALPVQGAIERLLERPLSQE; encoded by the coding sequence ATGACGAGTGAAACGCACATTGGTGTTGTCGGCGCGGGCGCATGGGGCACGTCGCTGGCGATTTTGGCCAATCGCGCAGGTTCACGCGCCACGCTGTGGACGCGTAACCCCATGGTCGCGGATTCGATTCTGAATAAGCGCGTCAACGCGCATTATTTGCCAGAGATTTTTATTGATCCCGCGATTAGCGTAACGCGTGAACTCACCGCTCTGAAAGAGTGTGGCGCATTGATACTTACGATTCCCGCCCAATCGCTGCGCACGGTGTGCATTACTTTGTCGGACCTGATTTCAGCCTCCATTCCGTTGGTGATTGCAACAAAGGGAATTGAGCGCGGCTCGCTCATGTTCATGAGTGAAGTGGTGCAATCCATTCTGCCACATAATCCGGTGGCGATTCTCTCGGGCCCTAACTTTGCGGGCGAAGCAGCATCTGGTACGCCAACGGCAGCAGCGCTCGCCACACATCACGCACGCGTCGCCGAACAAATGTCATTTGCATTAGGTGGAAAATTTTTCAGACTTTACGCGAATGATGACCCCATCGGCACGCAGGTGGGGGGCGCGGTGAAGAACGTCTTGGCGATTGCAGCAGGCATTGCGCTTGGTCATGGGCTTGGCGAGAATACACGTGCGGCGATTATCACGCGTGGATTGGTCGAAATGGCGCGCCTCGCGCGTGCTAAAGGTGGGCGCGAGGATACGTTGTTCGGCCTTGCGGGCGCGGGTGATGTGGTGCTGAGCTGTACCAGTCAGAAATCGCGCAATTACGCACTCGGATATGTGATCGGCAAAGGCACACCGATTATGGATATTGTGCATACAGGAAAAGCAGGGCTTACCGAAGGCGTTGCCACGGCAGAATCGGTCACGCAACTCGCGCAGAAACTCGCTGTCGCGATGCCAATTGCACAGGCCGTAAATGATATTTTAACAGGCGCATTACCCGTGCAAGGCGCGATCGAGCGGCTGCTAGAACGCCCGCTCTCTCAAGAATAA
- a CDS encoding isoleucine--tRNA ligase, which produces MTKHYPDVEANPNFAQLEEQVQKFWESDNTFEKSVNARDPKNAYVFYDGPPFANGLPHYGHLLTGYVKDAIARYQTMNGKRVERRFGWDCHGLPAEMGAEKELNISGRAAIQQFGIDKFNAHCRTSVMKYTADWEYYVNRQGRWVDFKNDYKTMDTPFMESCLWAFKELYNKGLIYESMRVMPYSWAAETPVSNFETRIDNATREREDKAAYVKFKLASVPDFIAEKWPNLQDCYVVAWTTTPWTLPSNLALAVGNLAYEAVKVSDSECRIYSATAAAKFHPEIFSSAFSRTGKSEEIAEEQSEEHHFVHWKKLLGLSYEPLFPFFKDTKNAFKVLDGGDAVTEGEGTGVVHMAPGFGEVDQQICAKNGIEVMVPVDEKGKFTSEIFDLDDLKLRGLVVVPDTRIAEADIVVSEEDKAQHIAAKDVAKYGLANMRIVRWLKAHNALVKDEPYKHNYPHCWRTDTPLIYRAMSSWYVNVQKIKANMAENNKNIHWIPDHVREGQMGKGIESAPDWSISRNRFWGTPIPIWESASGKIHVCGSIEEIEKLSGKKVPDLHRPFIDEVVLKIDGEDYTRIEDVFDCWFESGSMPYAQVHYPFENKEQFEKTFPADFITEYIAQTRGWFYTLQVLSAALFGCAPFKNVICHGVVIDEETGLKYSKRLKNYKDPKEVMDQYGADALRWMMLASPVMRGADLGVDPDGKFIRDIVRLNIKPIWNAYNFFTLYANADGIQAKDITSAKDVLDRYILAKAKAAVIQVKASLDAYDTPGACEAITGFFEVLNNWYIRRSKDRFWAEEVNDDKQAAYDTLFTALNIMCKAAAPLLPFTAEAIYRGLNGEASSVHLQDFPDVSKIADDAEVITLMDGVRDICTSALAIRNKLNIRVRQPLASLTFAGNAKYMAAVETAKGSGVWGTLSGVIQDEVNVKNYATGGSFEDYATIKLQINSAVLGKRLPEKMKQILPASKKGEWNRTSDGGVEIAGEKLLPTEYNIQLEPKPEYKDNAQAISTNDGIVILDTKVSPELEAEGLARDMVRMIQQARKDAGLHVSDRIALTLELPAGFKAALNHRDMIAEQTLAVSLNEGNASASEKTSTQEVDGEKVVIGISKAA; this is translated from the coding sequence ATGACAAAACATTACCCCGACGTAGAAGCCAACCCAAACTTTGCGCAGCTCGAAGAGCAGGTGCAGAAATTCTGGGAGTCCGACAATACTTTCGAAAAATCCGTGAATGCGCGCGACCCCAAAAACGCGTACGTGTTCTATGATGGCCCGCCCTTCGCCAACGGCCTGCCGCATTACGGCCACTTGCTCACCGGCTATGTGAAAGACGCGATTGCCCGTTACCAAACCATGAATGGCAAACGTGTGGAGCGCCGATTCGGGTGGGACTGTCACGGCCTTCCCGCCGAAATGGGCGCTGAGAAGGAATTGAATATCTCTGGTCGCGCGGCGATTCAGCAATTCGGCATCGACAAATTCAATGCGCATTGCCGCACCTCGGTGATGAAATACACCGCCGATTGGGAATATTACGTCAACCGCCAAGGCCGCTGGGTGGATTTCAAGAACGACTATAAAACGATGGACACTCCATTCATGGAGTCATGCCTCTGGGCGTTCAAAGAGCTCTACAACAAAGGCCTGATTTACGAATCCATGCGCGTGATGCCCTATAGTTGGGCTGCGGAAACGCCTGTTTCAAACTTCGAAACACGCATCGACAACGCAACCCGCGAGCGCGAAGACAAAGCTGCATATGTAAAGTTTAAGCTAGCATCAGTTCCAGACTTTATCGCTGAGAAGTGGCCAAATCTGCAAGATTGTTATGTAGTAGCATGGACAACTACTCCTTGGACTCTTCCGTCAAACCTTGCCTTGGCAGTAGGTAATTTGGCATATGAAGCAGTCAAAGTTTCTGATTCTGAATGCAGAATCTATTCCGCTACTGCTGCAGCAAAGTTCCATCCTGAAATCTTTAGCAGTGCTTTCTCAAGAACAGGGAAATCTGAAGAAATTGCTGAGGAGCAATCAGAAGAACATCACTTTGTGCATTGGAAAAAATTACTTGGCCTTTCCTACGAACCACTCTTCCCATTCTTCAAAGACACGAAGAACGCATTCAAAGTGCTGGATGGCGGCGATGCCGTAACCGAAGGCGAGGGCACAGGAGTAGTGCATATGGCGCCAGGTTTTGGTGAAGTCGACCAACAGATTTGCGCGAAAAACGGCATCGAAGTCATGGTGCCTGTCGATGAAAAAGGAAAATTCACTTCCGAAATTTTCGACTTGGATGATTTGAAACTCCGAGGCCTCGTCGTCGTTCCCGATACGCGCATTGCGGAAGCGGATATCGTCGTGAGCGAGGAAGACAAAGCCCAGCACATCGCCGCGAAAGATGTGGCGAAATATGGTTTGGCCAATATGCGCATCGTGCGTTGGTTGAAGGCGCATAACGCGCTGGTGAAAGACGAGCCTTACAAGCACAACTACCCGCATTGCTGGCGCACCGACACGCCGCTGATTTACCGCGCTATGTCGTCATGGTATGTGAATGTGCAAAAAATCAAAGCCAACATGGCCGAGAATAATAAAAATATTCACTGGATTCCCGACCATGTCCGCGAAGGCCAAATGGGCAAGGGCATTGAGTCCGCGCCGGATTGGTCGATTTCGCGTAACCGTTTTTGGGGCACGCCGATTCCGATTTGGGAATCCGCTTCAGGCAAAATCCATGTCTGCGGTTCGATTGAAGAAATCGAAAAACTCAGCGGCAAAAAAGTGCCAGACCTTCACCGCCCATTTATTGATGAAGTCGTGCTGAAAATCGATGGCGAAGACTACACGCGCATCGAAGATGTATTCGATTGCTGGTTCGAATCGGGCTCCATGCCTTACGCGCAGGTGCATTACCCGTTCGAGAATAAGGAGCAGTTCGAAAAAACATTCCCTGCCGACTTCATCACCGAGTACATCGCGCAAACACGCGGCTGGTTCTACACGCTGCAAGTATTGAGCGCGGCGCTGTTCGGCTGTGCGCCTTTCAAAAACGTCATCTGCCACGGCGTGGTGATTGATGAAGAGACGGGGTTGAAATACAGTAAGCGCCTGAAGAACTACAAAGACCCCAAAGAGGTGATGGATCAATATGGCGCCGATGCACTTCGTTGGATGATGCTGGCATCCCCCGTCATGCGTGGGGCGGATTTGGGTGTCGACCCTGATGGTAAATTCATCCGCGACATTGTGCGCCTGAACATCAAGCCTATCTGGAACGCCTATAACTTCTTCACGCTCTACGCGAATGCGGATGGCATTCAGGCGAAAGACATCACATCGGCGAAAGACGTGCTCGACCGCTATATCTTGGCGAAGGCAAAAGCCGCGGTGATTCAGGTGAAAGCATCACTCGACGCGTATGATACACCAGGCGCGTGCGAAGCGATTACAGGCTTTTTTGAGGTGCTCAATAACTGGTACATTCGCCGCTCAAAAGACCGCTTCTGGGCAGAGGAAGTGAATGACGATAAACAAGCCGCTTACGACACGCTTTTCACTGCGCTGAACATCATGTGCAAGGCGGCAGCCCCACTCCTACCATTCACCGCCGAAGCCATCTATCGCGGCCTCAATGGCGAAGCATCAAGTGTGCATTTGCAAGATTTTCCTGATGTGAGCAAAATTGCGGATGATGCAGAAGTTATAACGCTTATGGATGGTGTAAGAGATATATGTACATCCGCGTTGGCGATTCGAAATAAACTCAATATTCGCGTAAGACAGCCATTAGCTTCACTAACCTTTGCGGGTAATGCTAAATACATGGCAGCAGTTGAAACTGCAAAAGGTAGCGGAGTTTGGGGAACACTATCGGGCGTTATTCAAGACGAAGTAAATGTGAAGAACTATGCAACAGGTGGTTCTTTTGAAGATTATGCGACTATCAAACTGCAAATTAATTCTGCTGTTCTAGGTAAACGCTTGCCAGAGAAAATGAAGCAGATTTTACCAGCTTCTAAAAAAGGTGAGTGGAACAGGACTAGTGATGGTGGTGTAGAAATCGCAGGCGAAAAATTGCTGCCAACGGAGTATAATATACAGTTGGAACCAAAGCCTGAGTACAAAGATAATGCGCAAGCAATATCAACAAATGATGGAATCGTTATCCTCGACACGAAGGTGTCGCCCGAGCTCGAAGCGGAAGGTTTAGCGCGGGATATGGTGCGGATGATTCAGCAAGCGCGCAAGGACGCAGGCTTGCATGTGAGTGACCGCATTGCGCTGACGCTGGAATTGCCCGCAGGCTTCAAAGCGGCGCTGAACCACCGAGATATGATTGCCGAGCAGACATTGGCTGTATCGCTCAATGAGGGCAACGCCTCTGCATCCGAAAAGACATCGACGCAAGAAGTGGATGGTGAAAAAGTCGTGATAGGAATCAGCAAGGCAGCATGA
- a CDS encoding PAS domain-containing protein codes for MEPQRLTDRLVSYWNLIRKDASMPEFSHFNKSAIDDIWQQCMLFTVQPTAEGATPVVNFYGVGEKVKSLYTKDMTGQTITTGQKHFQGAALIKKIADVIAKPEPLFDQGQFVNERSKIVKYRSCMLPFGTDNRVTHVVVGLSWREF; via the coding sequence ATGGAACCACAACGCCTTACTGACCGGCTTGTTTCGTACTGGAATCTTATCCGAAAAGACGCGTCTATGCCTGAGTTCTCGCATTTCAACAAGTCGGCGATCGATGATATTTGGCAGCAATGTATGCTGTTTACGGTACAACCTACGGCTGAGGGAGCGACTCCCGTGGTGAATTTCTATGGGGTGGGCGAAAAAGTGAAGTCCCTCTACACCAAAGATATGACGGGGCAGACCATTACCACGGGTCAGAAGCATTTTCAGGGCGCGGCACTTATTAAAAAAATCGCTGATGTGATTGCCAAGCCAGAGCCTTTGTTCGACCAAGGCCAATTCGTGAACGAGCGTAGCAAGATCGTGAAGTACCGCTCTTGCATGCTACCATTTGGAACAGATAATCGGGTGACACATGTCGTTGTTGGCCTAAGCTGGAGAGAATTCTAA
- the metC gene encoding cystathionine beta-lyase: protein MSDHSHEQLDTKLMSLGRDPKRDLGSVNPPVHRTSTVIFQDFATFDAYEQGKIYHRGYGRYGTPTSDALEEAVIELEGADGAIITASGLAAISTPMLAFLNAGDHVLVPDSLYSSGRHFVEKELPRLGIEVQFYDPTIGAGIEKLMKKNTKVVYCESPGSLTFEMQDIPAIAKIAHAHGAMVFADNTWATPLLQRPFDMGVDISIHSATKYIGGHSDLVMGVVTCKKEHFEQLRRTHKNLGACASSDNCYLALRGLRTMSLRLKQHQQNALEVAKWFQKQPEITRVLYPALPEDPGHALWKRDMTGACGLFAVEMKNPINKPALAALLDELKHFGMGFSWGGYESLVIAYQPARMRSATKWDKDTWLLRFHIGLEAPSDLIADLEAGFARLRTALKNAA, encoded by the coding sequence ATGAGCGACCACTCACACGAACAACTTGATACGAAACTGATGAGCCTCGGGCGCGACCCAAAGCGCGACCTTGGTTCAGTGAACCCACCCGTGCACCGCACGAGCACGGTTATCTTTCAAGACTTCGCGACGTTCGATGCCTATGAGCAAGGCAAGATTTATCACCGTGGGTATGGGCGTTATGGCACGCCCACCAGCGATGCGCTGGAAGAAGCCGTTATTGAACTTGAAGGTGCGGATGGCGCTATCATCACTGCCTCAGGCCTTGCTGCCATCAGCACACCCATGCTGGCGTTTTTGAATGCGGGCGACCATGTGTTGGTGCCTGACTCGCTCTATAGTTCTGGCCGCCACTTCGTGGAAAAAGAATTGCCGCGCCTTGGTATCGAGGTGCAGTTTTACGATCCAACGATTGGTGCTGGCATTGAAAAGCTGATGAAGAAAAACACCAAAGTGGTGTATTGCGAAAGCCCTGGCTCGCTCACGTTTGAAATGCAGGATATTCCGGCAATCGCGAAAATCGCGCATGCGCACGGCGCTATGGTATTTGCCGATAACACATGGGCAACGCCGCTATTGCAGCGCCCATTTGATATGGGTGTCGATATCTCGATTCACTCAGCGACGAAATATATTGGCGGTCACTCGGATTTGGTGATGGGTGTCGTGACGTGCAAAAAAGAACATTTCGAACAGCTACGTCGTACGCATAAGAATCTTGGTGCCTGCGCGAGTAGCGATAACTGCTATCTTGCCCTGCGCGGCTTGCGAACTATGTCACTTCGCTTGAAGCAGCACCAACAAAATGCGCTTGAAGTTGCGAAGTGGTTCCAGAAGCAGCCAGAGATTACACGCGTGCTGTACCCTGCTCTGCCAGAAGATCCTGGTCATGCGCTTTGGAAGCGCGACATGACAGGTGCATGCGGCCTATTCGCGGTTGAAATGAAGAACCCAATCAATAAGCCAGCGCTTGCCGCTCTGCTAGATGAGCTCAAACATTTTGGTATGGGCTTTAGCTGGGGTGGCTATGAATCACTCGTGATTGCGTATCAGCCCGCCAGAATGCGCAGCGCAACGAAGTGGGATAAAGACACGTGGCTGCTCAGGTTCCATATTGGTCTTGAAGCGCCAAGTGACTTGATTGCCGATTTAGAAGCAGGCTTTGCCCGTTTACGCACGGCTCTTAAAAACGCGGCTTAG